Proteins encoded in a region of the Coffea eugenioides isolate CCC68of chromosome 4, Ceug_1.0, whole genome shotgun sequence genome:
- the LOC113767782 gene encoding uncharacterized protein LOC113767782 isoform X2, with amino-acid sequence MEMKKKKLVTRGELLDRWRGIEEEDDDEQGQDLHKRGRLRQLKQAWFSDAFNFLIGLPDDNHIWCSSWDLMGPLLETFYNYSIDEPHGSPLKILWTRISEEMRHCTQCICQHHRTQDMYNMDYDPSSIGPLLEVVRTLDEERISKNLKEINAKVARGELDPACTNAEVVCVMFEVLMFPFLLDDQSLATEFEKFIEAIDSSHELTLAGHQQYPGVYALLFLKSRRARSIGFRLAAQMGNVRRSADLDPLQPLLKKCVSLLETEIVPSATETSRPRVQLDRITVWLGIKALLGFLEPPAFEEGILDRYPVFLSIVLNQISDDLEFSHAVNCLRLLFQMLGCKLWWRSTLSPSVMCNTLLGQCFHTRNEKSHKEIFDLFQPFLQSLEALQDGEHEMQRRHLLYFLLHQVTVSSNFSVLMRKKACQIALLIVHRGYKINPPCPPYECVHMWCPSLVSSLKDSSLHISLRQPALDLIQTVVISDASALVATILNNHLLSCNEKVVPVEANDENDNNEELLIGEDIEEKDTSCWNEFHLQMKNTTLTYTEWLCIPMLWFDVLVGIDPLILPVSFSKAVFWALSRFSMVEAEYSIRMSVSIGDLLTTCASEISHLFGWKIPSGSDDGGDRAESKNSIGVSKMYIPLIRTFRRLASHYIFRMEQSELKKQWTWEPGMADSLILFLVDPNDNDRQVSRLILEQFSGEKGLTSGLRFLCSSQSSLAAIFLGLRHALKLVHLDAVLLNFQMLHHFFFVLCKLIKEGNSCRDPIAGGSRGVLNVPQFSSRGGFLRQPVINLRKDDLNSSVVNSTAWEKFCCSISEMAWPSVKKCLAEGKAFKDDKISQMTSVRLLEILPIIFGELYPNSGLTMKVITDMKWLHDFMDWGRSSLAVVARYWKQALVSLLGVLKKSCSQNTACAIRAVERLMSSDNVAMDEMNDQVTCLSLSLVDDGSSALNKSNMKPKSIFSEELLHGQNCLLENVKLLSPNAVEEHLTGLDGLIGRERDNVIILLDDDEKPAISAVEKIQSYLGLTQDSFDNKAFSSVPMERTLHCNEENNSATGCLGYSSETLCEGSIEGFSPIIQKLEMDKTEGREWPAPDLMFKSIESKEKEMSPKHNKNYFCPTENVSDLKSSDESVDSGGTGSSKSQLGWKMKAPVGTSNIFNSNSKDHKSDDKVLEKSHLVTNKVLHHDREDDSWDFSFFKSARPHKSLLSKPSNPGAKRQVIQLNLPMQNRSGSWRLNLEKGRFKAPRLDDWYKSILELDYFVTVGLASEDKGGNRKFGKLKEVPVCFKSPDEYVEIFRPLVLEEFKAQLHSSFQEMTSVDEMCYGGISVLSVERIDDFHMVRCVHDDAESSGSRSFLEKDLILLTRQPLPRSSHGDIHVVGKVEKREIDIKRRSSVLVLRLYLQNGSSRLNRARKFLVERSKWCISHIMSITPQLREFQALSSLREIPLLPVILNPACHTGVNNSRRENLGRLSQPLQQVLRSSYNGSQLQAISAAIGSFDLKKDFEVSLVQGPPGTGKTRTILGIVSGLLAFSQTRDKKRTGSRDPYRTTSSDMHSRSQINQSAAIARAWQDAALAKQLHEEEDRSTKSSGSCSRGRILICAQSNAAVDELVSRISTEGLYGCDGLIYKPYLVRVGNIKTVHPNSLPYFIDTLVDQRVVEETANDGKTEIGVDSVSVLRSNLESLVDQIRFYEAKRANLVGRDPDTRRQLEGSVKGDDLKEPIDTEIEAKLKRLYEKKKAFYKDLSHAQAQEKKASEESKARKQKLRRAILKEAEVVVTTLSGCGGDLYGVCAESILSHKFSSSTESTLFDAVVVDEAAQALEPATLIPLQLLKSKGTRCIMVGDPKQLPATVLSNIASKYLYQCSMFERLQRAGHPVVMLTQQYRMHPEICRFPSLHFYDGKLKNGDQMSSKAAVFHETEGLGPYMFFDVVDGQESHGKNTGSLSLYNECEADAAVEVLRHFKKRYPLEFVGGRIGVITPYKRQLSVLRSRFSSAFGSSISAEMEFNTVDGFQGREVDILVLSTVRAAEHQASRSSSSSIGFVADVRRMNVALTRAKFSLWILGNARTLQTNENWASLLKDAKERNLVTQVRRPYNNLIFNSASHEIPPDEGPGNHLRQLQHVNKVKATAKHADVQNTRAKDISEKKRKYIMSEAPVDAVTGEIEHVVPSVKTVAQSKIRVTNKNNSPLVKDFASVFVENSEGQICEGLKPSIDGSQAGNEGTSGKRTSAMKIKSTELNSPDGNMGGNSSNDQEHLEKVKCENRRHLKRQASRRCLDPSKHQRTSLMMDTGVTSPEGSLSGDRGYVDKASGQVELPNDTILKRKQQRDAVDALLSSALISSKKPESSAKSVPVRTLSSTSVEGGVIRTRKLGKDTHIPATSPTISRKEEILDER; translated from the exons GTTTTGATGTTTCCCTTCTTGTTGGATGATCAATCTTTGGCTACTGAATTTGAAAAGTTCATTGAAGCAATTGATAGCTCTCACGAACTGACATTGGCCGGACATCAGCAGTATCCA GGAGTTTATGCATTACTTTTCCTTAAAAGCAGAAGAGCACGTTCTATTGGTTTTCGGCTGGCTGCACAAATGGGTAATGTAAG GAGATCAGCTGACTTGGATCCTCTGCAGCCTTTGCTGAAGAAATGTGTTAGTCTTCTGGAGACTGAAATAGTGCCATCAGCTACTGAGACTTCTAGACCTAGGGTGCAGCTGGACCGAATAACTGTATGGCTCGGGATTAAAGCATT GCTTGGGTTCTTAGAACCTCCAGCATTTGAGGAAGGGATATTAGATCGCTACCCTGTTTTTTTGAGTATCGTACTTAACCAAATTAGTGATGATCTTGAATTTTCTCACGCTGTTAATTGCCTGAGGCTGCTTTTCCAAATGCTTG GATGTAAGCTTTGGTGGAGATCAACATTGTCTCCAAGTGTTATGTGTAATACATTGCTAGGTCAATGTTTTCATACTCGTAATGAGAAAAGCCACAAAGAAATTTTTGATCTTTTCCAGCCTTTTTTGCAG TCTCTAGAAGCTTTACAAGATGGAGAGCATGAAATGCAACGGAGGCATCTTCTTTACTTCCTTTTGCATCAAGTGACCGTGAGTAGTAACTTCAGTGTACTGATGCGAAAAAAGGCTTGTCAG ATTGCTCTTCTCATTGTTCACCGAGGTTACAAGATTAACCCACCTTGCCCACCTTATGAATGTGTGCACATGTG GTGCCCTTCTCTTGTCTCTTCTTTGAAGGATTCATCCCTTCATATCTCACTGAGACAACCAGCCTTGGATCTTATTCAAACAGTTGTAATTTCTGATGCTTCTGCTTTGGTTGCCACAATTTTGAACAATCATTTGCTTTCATGTAACGAAAAAGTTGTGCCTGTTGAGGCTAATGATGAAAATGACAACAATGAAGAGCTCCTTATTGGTGAAGATATTGAAGAGAAGGACACAAGTTGTTGGAATGAATTCCATCTGCAGATGAAAAATACTACACTGACATATACGGAGTGGCTGTGCATTCCAATGCTATGGTTTGATGTTCTAGTTGGAATTGATCCTTTGATCCTTCCGGTATCATTTTCCAAAGCTGTTTTTTGGGCTCTATCTCGTTTCTCTATGGTAGAGGCAGAGTATAGCATCCGAATGTCAGTTTCAATAGGGGATTTGCTGACAACCTGTGCTTCAGAAATTTCTCATCTTTTTGGATGGAAGATCCCTTCTGGTTCTGACGATGGTGGAGATAGAGCAGAGTCCAAAAACTCCATTGGTGTCTCAAAAATGTATATTCCTCTCATAAGGACATTTAGGAG GTTGGCTTCCCACTATATTTTCAGAATGGAGCAAAGTGAACTGAAGAAGCAGTGGACTTGGGAGCCAGGGATGGCTGATAGTCTGATTCTTTTTCTTGTTGATCCAAATGAT AATGACAGACAAGTGAGTAGGCTTATCCTTGAGCAATTTTCAGGCGAAAAAGGCCTTACTTCTGGTCTGCGGTTTCTCTGTTCGAGCCAATCTTCATTGGCAGCCATCTTTCTGGGGTTGAGACATGCCCTGAAACTG GTTCACTTGGATGCTGTGTTACTGAACTTTCAAATGCTACACCATTTCTTCTTTGTGCTATGCAAATTAATTAAAGAAGGAAATTCATGTAGAGATCCAATTGCTGGGGGTTCTCGAGGAGTTTTAAATGTTCCACAGTTTTCTTCCCGAGGTGGATTTTTAAGGCAGCCTGTAATTAATCTGAGAAAGGACGACCTAAATTCATCTGTTGTCAATTCTACAGCCTGGGAGAAATTCTGTTGCTCAATATCAGAAATGGCATGGCCATCTGTGAAGAAGTGTTTGGCTGAAGGCAAGGCATTCAAAGATGATAAAATATCTCAG ATGACAAGTGTCCGTCTACTTGAGATCCTTCCTATTATATTTGGCGAACTTTATCCAAATTCAGGCCTCACAATGAAAGTTATAACTGACATGAAGTGGCTTCATGATTTCATGGATTGGGGTAGGTCATCACTTGCTGTGGTGGCTAGATACTGGAAACAAGCTCTAGTTTCTTTGCTGGGTGTGCTTAAGAAGTCATGCAGTCAAAATACTGCTTGTGCAATTAGGGCTGTGGAGAGGCTCATGTCATCAG ATAATGTTGCAATGGATGAAATGAATGATCAAGTCACATGCCTCTCTCTTTCATTGGTGGATGACGGTTCTTCTGCATTAAATAAATCAAACATGAAACCCAAATCAATATTCTCTGAAGAGCTATTGCACGGGCAAAATTGTTTGCTTGAAAATGTGAAATTGTTATCCCCGAATGCTGTAGAAGAACATCTGACAGGCTTGGATGGATTAATTGGTAGAGAGAGGGATAATGTGATAATTCTTCTGGATGATGATGAAAAACCAGCAATTTCTGCTGTTGAGAAGATTCAATCTTATCTTGGGTTGACTCAAGATAGTTTTGATAATAAGGCTTTTTCTTCTGTTCCTATGGAAAGAACTTTGCATTgtaatgaagaaaataattctGCGACTGGTTGTTTGGGATATTCATCAGAAACTCTTTGCGAAGGAAGTATAGAGGGTTTTTCACCTATCATTCAGAAGCTGGAGATGGATAAAACTGAAGGCAGAGAGTGGCCTGCACCTGACTTGATGTTTAAGTCCATAGAGAGTAAGGAAAAAGAGATGAGCCCTAAACACAATAAGAATTACTTTTGTCCTACAGAAAATGTATCTGACTTAAAGTCATCGGATGAAAGTGTAGATTCAGGGGGAACTGGTTCTTCCAAGTCTCAACTTGGTTGGAAAATGAAAGCACCAGTTGGTACAAGTAATATCTTTAACAGCAACAGCAAGGACCACAAAAGCGATGACAAAGTTCTAGAAAAAAGTCATCTAGTCACAAACAAGGTATTACATCATGATAGAGAAGATGATTCAtgggatttttcttttttcaagtcAGCAAGGCCTCACAAATCACTGTTATCCAAACCAAGCAACCCTGGTGCTAAACGACAAGTCATTCAACTCAACTTACCCATGCAAAACAGGTCTGGGAGCTGGAGGCTGAATCTTGAAAAGGGAAGATTTAAGGCTCCCAGGCTTGATGATTGGTATAAATCAATTCTAGAGTTGGATTACTTTGTGACAGTTGGATTAGCATCAGAAGACAAAGGTGGGAATAGGAAGTTTGGCAAATTGAAGGAGGTCCCTGTTTGTTTTAAATCACCTGATGAATATGTTGAAATTTTTCGTCCACTAGTACTAGAAGAATTTAAGGCACAGCTTCACAGTTCTTTTCAGGAGATGACTTCTGTAGATGAGATGTGTTATGGAGGTATTTCTGTGCTGTCTGTTGAACGAATTGATGATTTTCATATGGTTCGCTGTGTCCATGATGACGCTGAATCCTCGGGTTCTAGGAGCTTCTTGGAGAAGGATCTCATATTGCTTACTAGGCAACCATTGCCACGTTCTTCCCATGGGGACATTCACGTGGTCGGGAAG GTTGAGAAGCGTGAAATAGACATTAAAAGAAGATCAAGTGTCTTAGTTCTCAGACTGTATCTGCAAAATGGATCTTCTCGTCTTAATCGAGCTAGAAAGTTTCTTGTTGAACGAAGTAAATGGTGCATTAGTCACATTATGAGCATTACACCTCAACTCCGAGAATTCCAAGCATTGTCATCATTAAGAGAAATTCCTTTGCTTCCTGTTATCTTGAATCCAGCCTGTCATACTGGTGTTAATAATTCTAGAAGAGAAAATCTTGGCAGATTGTCTCAGCCTTTGCAGCAGGTTTTAAGGTCCTCATATAATGGCTCTCAACTGCAAGCTATCTCTGCTGCTATTGgatcatttgatttgaaaaaggaTTTTGAAGTGTCCCTTGTACAGGGTCCACCAG GGACTGGTAAGACCAGAACAATTTTGGGAATTGTGAGTGGTTTGCTAGCATTTTCCCAGACTAGGGATAAGAAAAGAACGGGAAGTCGGGATCCATATCGTACGACTAGCTCTGACATGCATTCCAGATCACAGATCAATCAGTCTGCTGCGATTGCAAGGGCATGGCAGGATGCAGCATTGGCCAAGCAACTACATGAAGAGGAAGACAGGAGCACCAAGTCCTCTGGCAGTTGCAGTAGAGGACGGATTCTCATCTGTGCTCAATCCAATGCTGCAGTTGATGAGTTAGTGTCTAGAATATCAACTGAAGGGCTTTATGGTTGTGATGGACTGATATATAAACCATATCTTGTTAGAGTTGGCAATATCAAGACTGTTCATCCGAATTCACTGCCTTACTTTATTGACACACTTGTTGATCAGCGTGTGGTTGAGGAGACTGCGAATGATGGAAAGACTGAGATTGGTGTGGACTCAGTCTCAGTTCTTCGTTCTAATCTGGAGAGTTTAGTTGATCAAATCAGATTTTATGAAGCCAAGCGTGCGAACTTGGTGGGTAGAGATCCAGATACAAGAAGACAATTAGAAGGGAGTGTTAAAGGTGATGACTTGAAGGAACCAATTGATACAGAAATTGAAGCAAAGCTGAAAAGATTGtatgagaaaaagaaagcatTCTATAAAGATCTTTCCCATGCACAAGCTCAGGAGAAAAAGGCCAGTGAAGAAAGCAAAGCTCGTAAACAGAAGTTGCGAAGGGCTATATTGAAAGAAGCTGAAGTTGTCGTGACTACACTGAGTGGCTGTGGTGGAGATCTTTATGGGGTTTGTGCTGAATCTATCTTGAGCCATAAGTTCAGCAGTTCAACAGAAAGCACCCTATTTGATGCTGTTGTAGTAGATGAAGCAGCACAA GCCCTTGAACCTGCTACATTGATTCCTCTTCAGCTGTTAAAGTCAAAGGGAACCAGATGTATAATG GTTGGTGATCCCAAACAGCTTCCTGCTACAGTTCTTTCTAACATTGCCAGCAAATATTTATATCAGTGTAGCATGTTTGAACGTTTGCAACGTGCTGGTCATCCTGTTGTCATGCTTACCCAACAG TATAGGATGCACCCGGAGATATGTCGCTTTCCTTCGTTGCACTTCTATGATGGGAAGTTGAAAAACGGCGACCAGATGTCCAGCAAAGCTGCAGTCTTCCATGAGACTGAGGGCCTTGGCCCTTACATGTTCTTTGATGTCGTTGATGGACAGGAAAGTCATGGTAAGAACACTGGTTCGCTATCCCTCTACAATGAATGTGAGGCTGATGCTGCTGTTGAAGTACTAAGACATTTTAAGAAGAG GTACCCATTGGAATTTGTCGGTGGAAGGATTGGTGTAATAACTCCATACAAGCGTCAACTTTCTGTTTTGCGTTCACGATTTTCCAGTGCATTTGGTTCTTCTATTTCAGCTGAAATGGAGTTTAATACAGTTGATGGTTTTCAAGGTCGAGAGGTTGACATCTTGGTACTTTCCACGGTTAGAGCAGCTGAACATCAGGCATCCAGATCGAGTTCTAGCAGTATTGGATTCGTTGCTGATGTTAGACGCATGAATGTTGCTCTCACAAGGGCCAAATTTTCCTTGTGGATTTTGGGAAATGCAAGAACGTTGCAGACAAATGAGAACTGGGCTTCTCTCCTGAAGGATGCTAAAGAAAGAAATTTGGTAACACAAGTTAGAAGACCATACAACAATCTTATCTTCAATTCAGCTTCACATGAAATTCCTCCCGACGAAGGTCCTGGGAATCATTTGAGGCAGCTGCAGCACGTCAATAAGGTAAAAGCAACTGCCAAGCATGCTGATGTGCAAAACACAAGGGCCAAAGATATATctgaaaagaagagaaaatacATTATGAGTGAAGCACCTGTTGATGCTGTGACAGGTGAAATTGAGCATGTTGTACCCTCTGTAAAAACCGTTGCACAAAGCAAAATAAGAGTCACGAACAAAAATAATTCTCCGTTGGTAAAGGATTTTGCATCTGTTTTTGTTGAAAATAGCGAGGGCCAAATATGCGAGGGTTTGAAGCCTTCCATTGATGGAAGTCAAGCCGGGAATGAGGGAACTTCTGGTAAAAGGACTAGCGCAATGAAAATTAAGAGTACGGAACTCAATTCACCAGATGGAAATATGGGTGGAAATTCAAGCAATGACCAAGAGCATTTGGAGAAAGTGAAATGTGAGAATCGTAGACATTTGAAACGTCAAGCATCCCGAAGGTGTTTAGATCCTTCCAAGCATCAGAGAACTTCGCTGATGATGGACACTGGCGTAACATCTCCTGAAGGAAGCCTAAGTGGAGACAGAGGTTACGTTGACAAAGCTTCAGGTCAAGTAGAATTGCCTAATGAtacaattttgaaaagaaaacaacaacGTGATGCTGTTGATGCTCTTCTTTCTTCTGCTCTTATATCTTCAAAGAAGCCCGAATCCTCAGCAAAATCTGTGCCCGTTAGGACGCTTTCCTCAACTAGTGTTGAAGGTGGTGTAATCCGAACCCGAAAATTGGGAAAAG ATACTCATATTCCAGCCACGTCCCCCACAATTTCAAGGAAAGAAGAAATACTTGATGAAAGATAG